Within Bactrocera oleae isolate idBacOlea1 chromosome 6, idBacOlea1, whole genome shotgun sequence, the genomic segment aAAATAATAATGGCTTGGTTCTcgcatttaatgtttttgttgtcgttCTTCTCATTTTGTACGCACATCATACTATATCTTATCACTTCTTGAATGCTAGCTTTCTTTACTTCTTTTTTATACACACCAacatacttgcatacatatgtatgggtgtAGGAGCCAAGTTTGCATTGACTGCTTGTTGTATGGGTTCATTGTGTTCTTATCGGTAATCTTAGGCatactaaaatatattgtagtactataattttaaataaatatttatacataaattatatgcaCTTCCTTATCACTGTGATGGTCACGTTccataataattgaaaatttgtttattttgtttttttccaattaaaacaaaaaatatcacaaaaaattataacgaTGTTTTCAAATAAGACCTGTTTGGTGTTAAGCGATAATTTTGTTCGGTTTAATACATAATTTAGTCTCTGCCTCTTTCActcttgttttattaatatatgctGGTTTAATGGCAAGAATTCTGTACATATGtggaataaaattatatatgtatttcgaaaatttaaaatatttacgaacCGCGACAAGCCGTAATCACAATgtgcaaaatatgtttttagacAAAAACGTTGTTGTTAATTCAAGCGCCGACATTCTATTTGCCACATTGCCACATTACTCAACAGTCCCATGtgacaaattatttaaatttgaaaataaattcctTAATTTTAGACCCGCTCTACTTCATTGCCTCGCATTTCATTATTAAACTAACAAATTTATGACGTTGCTCCATTTAGAATAGAAGAAACTGTCGCGCGCTATTTTTAGCAATCAGCGCTCACATTAATCTTATCACTTGAAGctttgtttatttacaattaaattcttgtgttttttgtcttttgttgttcttgctgcCATTTGACGACACACAACCTTCAGGCGTACGAACGATAAGAGCGCGCGGCGAGGGCTGTGGCATCAAATTAAACGACAGCGTGCAAAAAGTGTCAGTTGTGTGTGTGAGaaaaacataaagaaaataCAATACTATACTACGCTAAAGCTacttaaacatattattattagtgcaagaatcaacaacaaaagcaacagtaGCCAGACGCTGATGGAGACGGACATTCAGCGATAGCCTTCGCCATAAAAACTATAAAGTCCAGTTCATACTGGTAACACTGCTTGGATActtattcaatatataatatatttgtatatacttacttatatgatacttatatatatacgattATAGTTTTATTGCACTTCACTACTCATACGCATATCGCTCAGTACAAATGCTCCTACACACACTTATACTCGTATACGCAAACAATTGTCTGttgatttaataaattaacGTTCATTTCTAATTGACAGCACTCACAGATCGGTAAGCACACTAactcgcatatacatatacatacacacatgcgagTACATGccgttatgtgtgtgtgtatactttTGCCTGCCACATGCAGACACACTTGGAGCCAAATTGATGCGACAATTTTAAAACGTGCTTTAAAGTGGCGTTTCTTCTGCTTTTTCTGCACACAATTTGCGCTTTTTCGCAACTGTtcattaatatgtttttttttttgcgcttaTTGCACTTTGCTGTGTTTTgcaattttccaatattttcagcttttgtttttgcaattttttctccttgtttgttttgtttttgttgttgctcacaTTTAATTAAACCGTCCAGCAGTTGTGAGCGCTTTGCACGAAAGTTTAATTTTGTGGAAGACAAAAATAGAAttacttatttacttaaattgtAGTAAGAGTAATTGAAAAGGAGGACGCAACAGTAGCAAAAACAAGCAGTCTGTCGCTTGTGTCAATATGGTAGCGTTAGTATCGGGTGTATTGTGGCTATTGAGTGTGGTCAGGCAGTCCGAAAAagctgttaaaaataaatattcgaattAGTGTTGCAGTGTCACGGAAGCAGCGTATTGAAGCTGCTTTAGAGGCAGCACAGCGCTGttgctattatataaatatatacatatgtatgtacttcttGCTGTATGAACACCCACTTTAtggagtacatacatatgtatgtgtgtataaagtAGAATATTTTCTGCGTAAAAGCATGCAATTAAAATCAGTGAGctattcaaatgaaaaaataataattattttcgctttttttctaactattctattttaaataataaattaaagctaaatttttaataaaccttaaatttttatcaaaaattatattactaagttaatgtaagtatataccctaaatttatatattactatttcGTTTACAGCTAACTCGAACTTACAACATTAATCCACTAGATTTTCCATACACCTAGAGTTACTGTGCCATCTACAGTTTATTCTTCTGATAAGCTGCTTCATAGCTTAATTTAAGAAATGTGGCGAAAAGATAGAGCAACGGTTAACGATTGTTAGAGTTATGCTACGCAGTATCTGTTTTCCGTTTCAGTTAGTCAATGTCAAACAAGCTTTACTAGCAGTCGGCAGGCAATGACGAAAACACCGAGTGATTTTTTTCCATGAGCGTGCTATTTATAACTTTTCCGAGAAAGTTTCTCATAAAATCGCTCAGTTGTTAGGAGCAGAGGACCAGCACAGTATTAAGAGCACATGGTTGACTATTTcggaacattttttcatttggataaattttcatatttcaatatatatttgtacatacatatattaataaccTTACACTCAAACTGTGCCTCTAAGCCGTTagtttaacccttatgttagtaaccggatacccaccgcggtgtatttgtgtgaatagcttaaaaaaattcaatatttcattttaagctctcaaatcgtcgtttttttaacttaaaagaaagctatttgtgagtttgtttaattgatttattttttattttttatatttttctttaaattgtcactgactattaatatttgaagtaaaaaattttttctaaaaaattttaataatataaacgaaataataataatactcagatcgtgTTGCTAAAggacgtcggtaaagttggttactaacataagggttaaggcGACAGGCTCAGAGACTccgtaatacttttttttttattttttgcatatctAACGGCGTTCGAGTGCTGTTTTCCaactaaaaaaagtaaaaatatctaGTGAAATCAACCACTTCACTAGTTATCTGCCGTGCAGTCCACCAGATTGTCGCCAGTATATGCTAATTGATTAATGAAAAGCTATTGGGGAGACAATAAAAACCAACCACGCCATAAACAAGTGGACCAACTATTTCTGTGCCATCGTCTACACCCTCCAGTGTCGCCATGTGGGCCAACGTCGCCTTTGCTATTGCTGCGCCCCTCCACGCCGCGCTAAAGGCCATTCAgtcatttgtaaaatatatacatattgtacatatatatataaatgtatttatttaaattctaatgcatacaaaaacaattagtatgcaacacacacataaactaGACTATTTGCAAATATGacagtatacacacacacacatacataaataaatttatgctggcaaatatgtatgtctgtatgtatgtgtgtggacgCTTATCAGCAGACGAATGGGTACTCATAGCACAGCCAACTGCCAGACAGACGGCGTCAATCTgctctatgtacatacatacatacatatacgtattaGGTGGAGGGTAGTGGTGGGGAGATGACCAACAACTTGAATGCGAAATATTGTTTAGCCCTCGTTGAAACGAACGCTCCACATGCGGCTGCTGATAGTGGGCATCGCACATAGAATAGTTGTTTgagatgaaattaaaataaatgaagtgataaaaaatattaaaaaaaaaaagcaaagtgTGAAAAAACGAACACCAGCGAATGTTCACACTATTTCATTTGATTACTGTCTGCAACTATATTGTATCAGACGTTACATACTAACGCAATGTGTAGCGTGCACACACATGCGTACACATGTGCACATCGCAAACGTGTTGTTGAAACGCGGCAGCGCCTCAGTATTTAATCGGTCACTTTGTGAGCGCTCGCTAAAGTGTTGGCAACGCGCTTAGCTGCAATTAATGTGCTGCCGTCTAGCGCTTTGCAGCGTTCGGTGGCGTCAAGTGCGTGCGTTTTATTActacagtatgtatgtatgtgcttcgTGGGCCATATGCGAAATTCAAGAAggcattttcatatatacaacTCTACATTTAGTTGTATGCAGATTTAATTATCGCACAAAAACCGGCGATAATGGTGAAAGCTAACCAGACAAGTGGCTCGTCAGACCGACATACAGGATGCATAGCTAGTCGAACGGATGTTCGGATTGTTTGGTGGGTGGCTGCATAGCAAAGCTGATGCTTATGAATTAGACAAACAATTATGGTGTACAAACatacttctatatatatatatatataccagataaatgtatatgtaaatatttatatttttttaatataaacaatagTGAATACAAATGCACCTTCTAAATGCGCTGACTATAGCGTTTAATATTTGCCATATTTGAATAGTTTGCGGTAGTGCAAACATGCGTACTCGAAATTCTTTGGCACATTTATATCAtgacacttgattccgattgttcagtatgtatggcagctatatgctgtattgATCTGATATGAACAAGTGTTTGGGAGATTTTATTGTGgtcttagacaataactcatgccaaatgtCGTGAATATAgctcgtcaaacaaaaaagtttcccatgcaagtacttgattccgattgttcagtttgtatggcagttatatgctttgTAGGTTCGACTtatgtgcagcttcttggggaaaatttcttatcgatatctgaaaaactgagtgactagttcgcatacaagtatatcatataCAGACAGCCGAACATTGCTGATtatatgatcatttatatatacattttatagagtATTCGaagtttccttctaggtgttacaaacttcgtgacacacagaatataccctgttcagggtataccaTAAATATTAATGAGGGAGCTTATAAAGATTATGCACTTAGGAAAGTGGAAACTAACGGATAAGGTAAAAAATGTGCAAAGGTAATCAGAAGCAAGCAtaattattcataaaatattttaatatatttaaattttttttttcggaaaaaattagtaaaatatgataaaaaattgtatttgagaAAGTTTAGAGAATTTGGTCTAAAATAGTCAGTACCAACTTaggtttttgtaaaattattcaaaaataataatgttttataGAAGAATGCATTCACTTaagttatgtatatactatatacaagtaaatacacTTAAATTCCTATCCTTATCGGCAGACCTAACCACAAATAAACACAAGTAAACAatgagcaaaaatttaaaattttgcataaaaagtcCATAACATACCATAAAATTTGTCGTATTTGtgaaagtatggaaaaaatcaaTTGCACTCCCGGTGTTGGCGTTTTTCACAGCTACTAGTCTACAGCATACAGCTGTTGAGCGtgcaaatacaaattaatatatgtacatgtgtacaggATAACTTACAGAGCGAGAACGCAGcaattgcatttaaaaaataacgcgCATGCGCTAAGCACCAGCATCAGCACCGTTGTTTGTAAGGATACCGGCTGATAACAACTGTGGCAGAAAAACAGCTGACCCCGTTGCCGGGAAAAGGTAAAACTGTGTGTTGGTGCGTACATGTGTGTCTCGTTATTTCAGCTGAGCTAAGCCaaagtgctaaaaataaatatgctcaaagtctaatatacatatttacatttatttaaacatatgcacttacacattaataaacaaacaacaaaaatgcgggttatttaacactagaactacgaaccggtcaaaatgaccggttgcgtcatttatttataccatttcctCATTATTCCTATTTATTACCTTACGATAatgttatgatttttattaaatttttgtataaaataatactATAGATAATTTTATTCTTGCGCTTCTAAGAGAGAGACCTATTTGAAATaggtataatatatagtaagtcttcgtagttctagtgttaagaCGATAGCAGGACATAAATATCCTCCGGGAAAGTCAAGATAGTTGTGTGTAAacgcaataataaatataaatgtgcaATAAATCATGAATATGTATAATGCATAATAGTTTTGaacaatttccaagcgttgtaccGAAGGAGATGTGACTGCTGAATTGGCAAatcttactgaacacactgacaaagtCTGAGAAAAATCCATTAACAAACATGTACATTTatctaaataataattttattatcaaaaattttcttatattacatttttacgTATGTATTAAAACCGATTtgtatcaaaaaataataataattgatttcTCAGTAAAAACCTTCCACATCTGCTTTTGTGATAAAGTCGGTGGCCAATTCCTCATTGATCGCGTCCATAATACGGTGATCGTCGAGAAAATTATGGCTCATATCACGCTCCAGCGATTTGTAAGAGTCCGCGTTTAGGCGGCCTAGAGCGCCCTGATACAAAACCTCCATTATCGCTTTGTTCGCATAGAGCTGCTGATCGCGCTCCAAGCGATGATAGAGCGCCACCCAGCTAGCGCCCAAAGTCTGTGCTTCAAGCGAAAGTGATGCTGTCAGTGAGTGTGTATTGACGATGCCGGCTGCGGCGCTCGTGCTTTGCAGCGGCAAGACGTTAAACTGTTGTGTGCTAAGCGTAGCGACgggttgttgttgatgttgtattTGTGACATTGCTGTCGTCTTTGGCGATGTGGCTGCTAAAGACTTTTCGCTATCTTCCTCTGTGCTCGAACTCGGCGCCGAATCTGGTGTTCGCTTCTTCGTTAGCTTATTATTTGAGTTCGGCTTACGACCGCGCCTTTCaatctacaaaaaaatttaaaaaaatctgttGAAATAAAAGCTCTAACATTCATCCcgatatgcgtatgtgtgtgttagcTCACGTTCACACTTACTTTTCCCTCGCGCTCGTCTCGTTCTATATCAATGTCGAGCACGTCATCGAGAAAATGCATCTCTTTGAAGTAGAACAATGTTGGCCGGTACAAATTATCACCCTTCCGCTTGCTATCCTGTATGCGCCGCAGTTCGCGTCTGTAGCAGGACCTCAATCCGTTTATGCGCCGCTTCACGTAGTCGATTTGTACGTTCGGATCGATTTCGCGCAGTTTGTCACGTAGTTTGGTGTAGGCTTCACGTTTAAGATATGGCTTTTTGTAAGCCATACTTCTGGGATCCCAAAGCGCTGGCGATTCCTCATAGATCTTTATGAAATCCTTCCAGAATTGCACACCACCGCCGAGACACGATACGTTTTGTAGTTCCGACATCTTccgtttaataataataaagataatCTTTTCACTCGGACCGTATAAGCTGTACTAAGTATTGTGATAAGACGTGCTACAAGTTGTCAGACACGTTTGAAGACAGGCCAGGCGAACATCGCTCTTTGGCGTTGCCACATGTGCCGaattttaaagcaatatttGCTAAGCCTGACATTAAGTGGAGAATAAACTATCGTAGCAATGTTATCATGAGcattaacaattttatatagtTGCAGACAAACGCTTTAAGGTATTTTAGCTTTGtgcttattttttttacaaaaaaacatatactctattaaagtatttgaaaatatgtgcAGAAAATATacgcaatttttttattcaagctTAAAACGTCGCGTGTAATATAGTGATTCATAAAGTACCTCCGATGTGTATTCCTTTGCTTATGACGAAATTTAATTGAcaatcgcttttatttttatttaaacttttttgtttgaaaaattagtCATTTTTTAGAAAACACATTATTTTAGGTATAATATCGCATTAGCAAGGTGTGTACATTTATCTGACCTTGGAAGAaagtatattaacaaaattgcgCTGCATTTATCATATCCCATATGGTCTAGTGGCTAGGATATCTGGCTTTCACCCAGAAGGCCCGGGTTCGATTCCCGGtatgggaaatattttttttttgtattttattcttACTTTTAATATTCTTATTTCACTGCTCATGTAACATTTCCATCAGGCTACATCAATTTGTGTGGGTTCCCTTTTTTTTTGTCACACATTCTATAAATTTAACCCATCGAACGGGATTTGAATACCACACTTTATCATTTAGTATGATCTCTCTCAAACATGTTGGATGCTTTATTTTACCGAAGCCTTGAGTTTGACGATCGAACTATTAACTGATAACAGCCTTTTACTCGATGTAGAGGCGGGCAAGCCAAGTCTATAGTATTTTCAAAAACGTTATCTGCTAAAAGATGCCGTAAAGAAAGTGCcctcatacatatatgcatatatgcattgTTTGTGTGATTATGCCTTTGcgtttaaattttctatatgGTATAAATAGCTATGCTCTGTAAGTGTTAAAAGGTCAACGTGTATGATTACATTAGTGATAATGTTATCAGTGTGGTTTTTAGGCGTGTAGCATGTTTCTACGTAGGtgtgtatgtttgcatatatgcGTGTGTCTAGTTTCGTGTGTTCATAGACAATACAATagttattacatatatatatgtgtgtttctaATTTCGTGTGTTCATAGACAATACAAGAGTTAGTACATATTAATTGTCCCATAAACGACAGAATGCCCCAGTAGCAGATTGGTTAGATTTGGCATCATATTTTTGGAAATCTCAATGTAGTTTTTACAGACAAATCACTCTGTTACTAACCGATATTGAAGTGCTTTTACATCAAGAACTTTACCTCTAGTCTGTAGTCTGTAGTCTCACCCCGCGTACGCTAGTTTGAATTGGTGTCAGAAATTCAGTAACAGAGAAGAAAACATTTAGTCTTTTTAATggattcgttttttttttttttttgtgttattttgttttagctattattattataattttttatttataaattatattcgaCTTATCAAAACCCGTCAATCGCCTTATTGGCGCATAATTTATACGCATAACGCTGATGCATAAAACACGACACAGCTGCGTTCTCAATAGCCGTCTACTCATCTTTGCCATAATTACTAATTATTTTTCGACTCAGCCATTTCTACATAACTCATTTCACCATAACTCATTAGTTCATTAAGAGCGTCGCATTTAATCACCACTACCTTACATACTATGTAAGGTGCATGGAAGTGcacaaatacttaaataatcaTATGCGACGCAGCTCATTCCGCAATCCGGCAATCAAGTCACAAGACAGCCGACAGTTCATGCGTTTTGATTATggcaaaacatttaatattctCTTAATGTATATGCTTCGCTTAATAACGCGCATTAGACGCTCGTTTAGTggcaaatacacatacataatacaTGAGCGAATTTAGTATACGAAGCGACACGGCAGGTTGGCGGCGATTGTCGGCTGCCGTCAGGACCAGCGTACACTAAAAGCCACGTCAGCTGGTCATCTACTTTTGTCAAGTTGTTGCCGCTGTTAATATGCtttgttgcttgttgttgttgaatatacatatgtatgtacgtggaAATATTGCCTTTAAAAGTCATGGCGCTTTGAAATATTGCTGTTCTATCCGCTTTTCGCTTACTCTATTGTCCTTTCGGCTCGACGTCCTCCGCGACAAATGCGTTTTTCCCATGAAAAATTTTGCCTTTCGACGACTTGTTTAATTAGAAAGGCGCGACGAttgaaaaccaaaataataGCTTTTCAATAGCGTTGACAATGCGTTTTATAGGCGTCTGCGCGTCCCCAGTCGATTATACCAATACCCAAGTGTCACTTAAATAGTCAACGTAGTTAACTTTGCACATTTTGCATAGATTCCAGCCGAACAAGGCCAACAATTGTTTACCGTTAATTGTTACTTAATTACTACGGTTTACAACAACATCACATTTTACTTTGGCTTAGCATGTCGGTTTTCCATACACATATGGCAACAAGAAGACAGCAGAGGTTAGAAAGTGTTAGCAGAAGGTACGCTATAGAGCGTACCTGGCCAGGATAaccataacacacacacacacatactacatatgcatacctatatatcaatgcatattttatataaatttcaatatgtCTGCATTTATAAGCGAATACTTGCGACTTAGCTGCGCCTGTCTGGTATCAATAAGTGGTCCATAAGCAATTATATTCGGCGCCGacattgtattatataatgtgACGAAGCGAACGATATATTAATGAACATGTGTACAACAGGCTGGCCGGTATTGGAAAGCACCACGCAGACTGGATATAAGCTCGCTTCAAACAtacgtatgcatatgtatattagtatgtaaatataataagtaAATGTCCATACAATCTACGTGACATATGTTAAACATATGTGCATTCgtatgtaccatacatatgcCTATGCATTCGCGTAGAACCATTGCACATCCATAAGTACGTGACCATTTTCTTGCTACGCCGCGTTAACTTTGCTACTGGAATTTTCGATCGGTTACCCTGCAAAGCATTGATACCTTAGAGTGTACCGGTAATTTTAATCGGATTAGTGAGGGCATTAAATTGTGAAGCATGAAATCCCACTTACCTAGAAGCATGCAAActcagacatatgtacatacaagtatgtcaaTACTGCTCAAGTGTGGATTCTTGTAAAAGCGGTATATAGAAAAACTCAGACTTGCCTGACAAATGACGGTCATTAACATGCTTACATACATTTCTGTGAGCTATGTACATCTGTATTTATGTTAATAAGCGGTGGTGTTCTGGGTTGAGTGCCGGCAACGCCCTGTTTTGACAACAAGCCCGGAGGTCAATGTGAGGTTTCTTGAAagaattacatgaaaatttctTGACTTTTTCTTTGGAGAACAGCattaaattttgaacaaaaacttACTGAAAATGTTCTGGTAAAATTTCAAACGCCCtaacagtgtttttttttttttagtttagaaaacgcgtaaaatatttaaaaaaattttattatgatagGGCTATAGGTatactacaaatatttaattcgtACAGTGGAGTTATCATTGGATATAAGCCCATAAGTATAAAAGTGGCTGATAGTCTCGGGATTAACTCGGAGAAAAAACACCAGAAAATTGGCTTAACTTAAGCTAGATTATATATCATTATAACCCAGTCATtggttataatataaatacattttttatgcacTTTCTAGAAACAAAATACGAATTGCATCATTCCTGCAGTTTTTTACGGGCGCTACTGTCAGTTTTGGACTATTGAACTCATGTGGTTGCTAACAAGTTTTGTGGTTGGTCTTCTGTAGGCTAGCTCCTAAGCATTTTGTGAAGGAAAAAAAACGTGTTGGACCACATCTTCGGCCATTCTTTAAATGCTTACTCAGAACTGGTAGTCCGATAGTTTCTTTGTGTTCTTCCGAATAATTTGAGGTATGAGGAATTATCGTCAAAAGTAATAAAACGTTAACTTGCTAGAGACACGTGCCTTcatacatacaggttggttaaaaagttgctgctctcaccaagaaaaaGGACTACTAGCTAGACTTTCTTTTTCTCAAGTTGCTACATTTGTCGTGAGAATACATGCAGAGTTGACGTGTCagcgtatttttttaatatggaaaaactttaatatcgcgcagtgattagattctttgctttgaaagttttaaaagcaaaggaaatttatgaacaattgttagaagtgtataaggagtcctcaccttcataACGCAACGTAGGCTTGAAGATGATCTACGCGAATGACGACAAAAAACCGCAAACACACCAGAAATCactgagcaagttcataatattgttagtgaagatccaagtttgacta encodes:
- the LOC106617912 gene encoding uncharacterized protein, which codes for MSELQNVSCLGGGVQFWKDFIKIYEESPALWDPRSMAYKKPYLKREAYTKLRDKLREIDPNVQIDYVKRRINGLRSCYRRELRRIQDSKRKGDNLYRPTLFYFKEMHFLDDVLDIDIERDEREGKIERRGRKPNSNNKLTKKRTPDSAPSSSTEEDSEKSLAATSPKTTAMSQIQHQQQPVATLSTQQFNVLPLQSTSAAAGIVNTHSLTASLSLEAQTLGASWVALYHRLERDQQLYANKAIMEVLYQGALGRLNADSYKSLERDMSHNFLDDHRIMDAINEELATDFITKADVEGFY